A section of the Triticum dicoccoides isolate Atlit2015 ecotype Zavitan chromosome 7A, WEW_v2.0, whole genome shotgun sequence genome encodes:
- the LOC119329067 gene encoding UDP-glycosyltransferase 73C6-like, which translates to MACQGASNGRGNAIGSAAKAHFVFVPLMFQGHVIPAVDTALLLATHGALASVVATPYNAARIRPTVDFARKSGLPIRLIELPLDCAAEGLPEGADDVDKIPLGLEVNYFRALMLLTEPLERHLRAHPPYPTCIVSDFYHAWTVQVAANLKVPRLCFFSMCAFCVLCQHNVERYNSYDGVADDNEPVVVPGVERRIEVTRAQAPGFLRAPGFEKLADELELALAESDGIVMNSFLEMEPEYVAGYAAARKMKVWTIGPVSLYHQHAATLAKRGNTTTAIDADESLRWLDDKEPSTVVYVSFGSIVHADPKQVVELGLGLEASGHPFVWVLKNPAQYGEDVREFLQDLEERVAGRGMLVRGWSPQVLILNHAAVGGFVTHCGWNSTMEAIAAGLPVVTWPHFSDQFLNEKLAVEVLGIGVSVGIKEPLMWVSKKEIVVGREVVEVTVRSIMDGGGEGVERRRKALALSEKARTAVQKGGSSLGNLLDLIKHFEVDVGGCTAVQKDA; encoded by the coding sequence ATGGCTTGCCAAGGAGCATCAAACGGGCGGGGAAATGCCATCGGGAGCGCCGCTAAGGCGCACTTCGTGTTCGTCCCGCTCATGTTCCAGGGGCACGTGATCCCGGCTGTGGACACCGCGCTGCTGCTGGCCACCCACGGCGCGCTCGCCAGCGTCGTCGCCACGCCGTACAACGCCGCGCGCATCCGCCCGACGGTCGACTTCGCGCGGAAGTCCGGCCTGCCGATCCGGCTCATCGAGCTCCCGCTCGACTGCGCCGCGGAGGGCTTGCCCGAGGGAGCCGACGACGTCGACAAGATCCCACTTGGCCTCGAGGTGAACTACTTCCGCGCCCTGATGCTTCTCACGGAGCCGCTGGAGCGCCACCTCCGCGCGCACCCGCCCTACCCGACGTGCATCGTGTCCGACTTCTACCACGCGTGGACCGTGCAGGTCGCGGCCAATCTCAAGGTCCCGCGGCTCTGCTTCTTCAGCATGTGCGCCTTCTGCGTCCTGTGCCAGCACAACGTCGAGAGGTACAACTCCTACGACGGCGTGGCCGATGACAACGAGCCGGTGGTCGTGCCTGGCGTGGAGAGGAGAATCGAGGTGACGAGGGCGCAAGCCCCCGGGTTCTTACGGGCGCCCGGGTTCGAGAAGCTAGCCGATGAACTCGAGTTGGCGCTAGCAGAGTCTGATGGCATCGTCATGAACTCCTTCCTGGAGATGGAGCCGGAGTACGTCGCTGGCTACGCTGCTGCCAGGAAGATGAAGGTGTGGACCATCGGGCCGGTGTCGCTGTACCACCAGCACGCCGCGACACTAGCAAAGAGAGGGAACACCACCACCGCCATTGACGCCGATGAGTCTCTccggtggctcgacgacaaggagccCAGTACCGTCGTCTACGTCAGCTTTGGGAGCATCGTGCACGCCGACCCGAAGCAGGTCGTCGAGCTCGGGCTCGGACTCGAGGCGTCGGGGCACCCGTTCGTCTGGGTTCTGAAGAACCCCGCCCAGTACGGCGAGGATGTGCGCGAGTTCCTGCAGGACCTCGAGGAGCGCGTCGCCGGTCGCGGGATGCTGGTCAGAGGGTGGTCGCCGCAGGTGCTTATCCTAAACCACGCCGCCGTGGGCGGCTTCGTGACGCACTGCGGGTGGAACTCGACGATGGAGGCGATCGCGGCCGGGCTGCCGGTCGTGACATGGCCGCACTTCTCGGACCAGTTCTTGAACGAGAAGCTGGCCGTGGAGGTGCTCGGAATTGGTGTGAGCGTCGGGATCAAGGAGCCGTTAATGTGGGTGTCGAAGAAGGAGATCGTGGTGGGGAGAGAGGTGGTGGAGGTGACAGTCAGGAGCATCATGGACGGTGGAGGTGAGggagtggagaggaggaggaaggcgctggCGCTCTCGGAAAAGGCAAGGACGGCCGTGCAGAAGGGTGGGTCATCGCTTGGCAACCTGCTGGATCTGATCAAGCATTTTGAGGTGGACGTGGGAGGTTGCACGGCCGTGCAGAAGGACGCATAA
- the LOC119328966 gene encoding UDP-glycosyltransferase 73C5-like: MYQGHVIPAVDTALLLATHGALASVVVTPSNAARIRPTVDLARRSGLPIRLVELPLDCAAEGLPEGADDVDKIPPGLAPNYFRALALLAEPLERHLRAHPPYPTCIVSDFCHPWTVQVAANLNVPRLNFFSMCAFSLLCQHNVERYNSYDGVADDNEPVVVPGVEKRIEVTRAQAPGFFRAPGFEKLADEIEQAQGEADGAVVNSFLEMEPEYVAGYAAARKMKVWTIGPVSLYHQHAATLAKRGNTTTAIDADECLRWLEGKEPDTVLYVSFGSIVHADPKQVIELGLGLEGSGHPFVWVLKNPAQYGEDVREFLQDLEERVAGRGMLVRGWSPQVLILNHAAVGGFVTHCGWNSTMEAIAAGLPVVTWPHFSDQFLNEKLAVEVLGIGVSIGIKEPLMWMSKKEIVVGREVVEAAVRSIMDEGEEGNERRRKALALSEKARTAVQKGGSSLGNLLDLIKHFEVDVGGCTTN, from the coding sequence ATGTACCAGGGCCACGTGATCCCGGCGGTGGACACCGCGCTGCTGCTGGCCACCCACGGCGCGCTCGCCAGCGTCGTCGTCACGCCGTCCAACGCCGCGCGCATCCGCCCGACCGTCGACCTCGCGCGGCGGTCCGGCCTGCCCATCCGGCTCGTGGAGCTCCCGCTCGACTGCGCCGCCGAGGGCCTGCCCGAGGGAGCCGACGACGTCGACAAGATCCCGCCTGGCCTCGCACCCAACTACTTCCGCGCCCTCGCGCTCCTCGCGGAGCCGCTCGAGCGCCACCTCCGCGCGCACCCGCCGTACCCGACGTGCATCGTCTCCGACTTCTGCCACCCGTGGACCGTGCAGGTCGCGGCCAATCTCAATGTCCCgcgcctcaacttcttcagcatgTGCGCCTTCTCCCTCCTGTGCCAGCACAACGTCGAGAGGTACAACTCCTACGACGGCGTGGCCGACGACAACGAGCCGGTGGTCGTGCCGGGCGTGGAGAAGAGAATCGAGGTGACCAGGGCGCAAGCCCCCGGCTTCTTTCGGGCGCCCGGGTTCGAGAAGCTAGCTGACGAAATCGAGCAGGCGCAAGGCGAGGCCGATGGCGCCGTCGTGAACTCTTTCCTTGAGATGGAGCCCGAGTACGTCGCTGGGTACGCGGCCGCCAGGAAGATGAAGGTGTGGACCATCGGGCCGGTGTCGCTGTACCATCAGCACGCCGCGACGCTCGCAAAGAGAGGGAACACCACCACAGCCATTGACGCCGACGAGTGTCTCCGGTGGCTTGAAGGCAAGGAGCCCGATACCGTCTTGTACGTCAGCTTCGGGAGCATCGTGCACGCTGACCCGAAGCAGGTCATCGAGCTTGGGCTCGGGCTCGAGGGATCGGGGCACCCGTTCGTCTGGGTTCTGAAGAACCCCGCCCAGTACGGCGAGGATGTGCGCGAGTTCCTGCAGGACCTCGAGGAGCGCGTCGCCGGTCGCGGGATGCTGGTCAGAGGGTGGTCGCCGCAGGTGCTTATCCTAAACCACGCCGCCGTGGGCGGCTTCGTGACGCACTGCGGGTGGAACTCGACGATGGAGGCGATCGCGGCCGGGCTGCCGGTCGTGACATGGCCGCACTTCTCGGACCAGTTCTTGAACGAGAAGCTAGCCGTTGAGGTGCTCGGAATTGGCGTGAGCATCGGGATCAAGGAGCCGTTGATGTGGATGTCGAAGAAGGAGATTGTGGTGGGGAGAGAGGTGGTGGAGGCCGCCGTCAGGAGCATCATggacgagggagaagagggaaatgAGAGAAGGAGGAAAGCACTGGCTCTCTCGGAGAAGGCAAGGACGGCCGTGCAGAAGGGGGGTTCATCGCTTGGCAACCTGCTGGATCTGATCAAGCATTTTGAGGTGGACGTGGGAGGTTGCACGACTAACTAA